The genome window AATCCGGGCGAAGTCTCACCCGTAGTGCACACAGCTTTTGGCTATCACATTATTAAACTGGTAGGCAAGGCCGACGAGTCCTTCCACACTAAGCACATTCTGCTTCTCGAAAAATCCTCCAACTCCGACAGCACACGCGTATATTCTGAAGCTGAAGCCCTTGTAACCCGCGCCAAGAGCGGCGAGGACTGGGCCACATTGGTTAAAGACTATTCGACCGACGATAGGACACGCGCCAATTTCGGTGAGTTAGGTTGGTATGCCCTCGCTGAGCTTCCCGATGAGTTCAAGGGCGGTCTCGTAGGACTTGAGATTGGCGGTATTTCAAAACCGGTCTGGTCCGAAGAAGGACTGCACATCATCAAACTTCTCGACCGTAAAGATGAAAGAGCTGTTTCTCTTGCGGATGACTACGACATGCTGAAAGAATATGCCCGCCGTCAAAAGTCGTCGGAAGTTATTGCACAAATCGTCGACGAGATGAAAGAGCGCGTCTACATCGACTTGCGCGGGATATAGATGCGACTCGATCAGTTCCTCAATAAATCCGGAATCATCAAGCGCCGCTCGCTTGCGAAAGAGCTATGCGACAAAGGCGCCGTCGACCTCAATGGCCGGGTAGCCAAAGCCTCAAACGAAGTGAAATCCGGTGACAAACTCGCAGTTAAGTCGCCGGAAAGACGGAGTCACTACTTGATTCGCGAAATACCAACCGGTAACGTCCGCAAGGAAGACCGTGGCAAATACGCCGAATTGACCTCCGAAGAGAATTTCCACTCAGCCTGATGCAACCCAAGTTCCACGAAGTCAAACGGGCAAGCGAACTCGCCATCGTTGTCGGTGTGCAATTCGGTAAAATAGATGACCGCGCCTTTTCCGATTCGCTCGAAGAACTGAAAGAACTCGTGTACTCGGCGGAAGCCAAAGT of bacterium contains these proteins:
- a CDS encoding RNA-binding S4 domain-containing protein, giving the protein MRLDQFLNKSGIIKRRSLAKELCDKGAVDLNGRVAKASNEVKSGDKLAVKSPERRSHYLIREIPTGNVRKEDRGKYAELTSEENFHSA